The following are from one region of the Noviherbaspirillum sedimenti genome:
- a CDS encoding transglycosylase SLT domain-containing protein → MHLSFKSTLLVAALLVSQVPLAARAADISLYLHGNDRLDYPPQSQSLAMEEMDVWERIRKGFGIPDLDNPLVISQTNWYSARPDYIQRTTTRASRYLYHVVVELEKRNMPTELALLPFIESAFNPQAYSTAKAAGMWQFIPSTGRDFDLKQTQFKDERRDVLASTDAALTYLQRLYGMFGDWQLALAAYNWGEGSVQRAIKKNTAAGLPTDFNGLSRIMPAETQNYVPKLQAVKNIIASPEQYGISLPRVDNVPYFVTIGKTRDIDIKLAAQLAELSLEEFKALNPQYNRPIIIGSVDTQILLPKNNAAKFKENLANWSKTLSSWTAHKVTGARERIDAIAHRFGTTPQVIREVNNIPPKMALKAGSTILVPKTELTSQKDISAEVADNATMQVVPDVPETRRIYVKVGKRDTLTSLASRHKVSVAQIREWNDLKGDKVASGKRLELHVPNRVAARSGAGEKRQLARGERTRAVKTASNRKAAPAAKPRAVANKKSTTKTARKSNRPVKVASAK, encoded by the coding sequence ATGCATTTATCATTCAAATCCACCCTTCTTGTAGCCGCGCTGCTGGTCAGCCAGGTGCCGCTTGCCGCGCGCGCCGCCGACATCAGCCTTTATTTGCACGGCAACGACCGTCTCGACTATCCGCCGCAGTCGCAGTCGCTGGCCATGGAAGAGATGGATGTGTGGGAGCGCATCCGCAAGGGTTTCGGCATCCCGGACCTCGACAATCCGCTGGTCATTTCGCAAACCAACTGGTACAGCGCGCGCCCGGATTACATCCAGCGCACCACCACGCGCGCCTCGCGTTACCTCTACCATGTGGTCGTCGAACTGGAAAAGCGCAACATGCCGACTGAACTGGCGCTGCTGCCCTTCATCGAATCGGCATTCAATCCGCAAGCCTATTCCACCGCCAAGGCGGCCGGCATGTGGCAATTCATCCCCTCGACCGGGCGCGATTTCGATCTGAAGCAAACGCAGTTCAAGGATGAGCGGCGCGACGTGCTGGCCTCGACCGATGCCGCGCTGACTTACCTGCAGCGCCTGTACGGCATGTTCGGCGACTGGCAGCTGGCGCTGGCAGCCTACAACTGGGGCGAAGGCTCGGTGCAGCGCGCCATCAAGAAAAACACGGCGGCCGGCCTGCCGACCGACTTCAACGGCCTCTCCCGCATCATGCCGGCCGAGACGCAGAACTACGTACCGAAACTGCAGGCGGTAAAAAATATCATCGCCAGCCCCGAGCAATACGGCATCAGCCTGCCGCGGGTGGACAACGTGCCCTACTTCGTCACCATCGGCAAGACGCGCGACATCGACATCAAGCTGGCGGCACAGCTGGCCGAACTGTCGCTGGAAGAATTCAAGGCCCTCAATCCGCAATACAATCGGCCGATCATCATCGGCAGCGTCGACACGCAAATCCTGCTGCCGAAAAACAATGCGGCAAAATTCAAGGAAAACCTGGCGAACTGGAGCAAGACCCTGTCGTCCTGGACGGCGCACAAGGTCACCGGCGCGCGCGAACGCATCGACGCCATCGCCCACCGCTTCGGCACCACGCCACAGGTGATCCGCGAAGTCAACAACATCCCGCCGAAGATGGCCCTGAAGGCGGGTTCGACCATCCTGGTGCCGAAGACAGAATTGACCTCGCAAAAGGATATCAGCGCCGAGGTAGCCGACAACGCCACCATGCAGGTGGTGCCGGACGTGCCGGAAACGCGCCGCATCTATGTCAAGGTCGGCAAGCGCGACACCCTGACTTCGCTCGCCAGTCGCCACAAGGTCAGCGTGGCGCAGATCCGTGAATGGAATGATTTGAAGGGCGACAAGGTCGCCAGCGGCAAGCGACTGGAATTGCATGTACCCAACCGGGTGGCAGCGCGCAGCGGCGCCGGTGAAAAGCGTCAGCTGGCACGCGGCGAGCGTACCCGCGCCGTGAAAACCGCATCGAACCGCAAGGCCGCGCCGGCAGCCAAGCCGCGCGCAGTCGCCAACAAAAAATCGACAACAAAAACCGCCCGCAAGAGCAACCGCCCGGTGAAAGTAGCTTCAGCCAAATAA
- the gloB gene encoding hydroxyacylglutathione hydrolase produces MLNVLAIPAFDDNYLWLVHDGRHAVAIDPGDAAPIISALATRGLTLCAILLTHHHADHVGGVPALLQHWQIPVYGPRHDNIACLTNPLDDGDLVHVEQLGLDLTVIAVPGHTRGHIAYHAAQPGWLFCGDTLFGAGCGRIFEGTPAQMAASLARLAALPEATQVYCAHEYTLSNLRFARTVEPGNAALMERLAADTARRAAGVPTVPSSIGLEKATNPFLRYAEAEILESLRQAGRLREDTPLAAFAALREWKNVFK; encoded by the coding sequence ATGCTGAATGTACTGGCAATTCCGGCGTTTGATGACAATTATCTCTGGCTGGTGCATGACGGTCGCCATGCTGTCGCCATCGATCCGGGCGACGCCGCCCCCATCATAAGCGCTTTGGCGACGCGCGGCTTGACCTTGTGCGCTATTTTACTGACACATCATCATGCTGACCATGTCGGCGGCGTACCGGCGTTATTGCAACACTGGCAAATTCCAGTGTACGGGCCGCGCCATGACAATATTGCCTGCCTGACAAATCCTCTGGATGACGGTGATCTTGTTCATGTGGAACAACTCGGGCTGGACCTGACTGTCATCGCCGTACCCGGCCATACGCGCGGCCATATCGCCTACCATGCGGCGCAACCAGGCTGGCTGTTTTGCGGCGATACCCTGTTCGGCGCGGGCTGCGGACGCATCTTTGAGGGCACGCCGGCGCAGATGGCGGCATCGCTGGCAAGACTTGCCGCCCTGCCGGAGGCCACGCAAGTCTATTGCGCGCATGAATATACCCTGTCCAACCTGCGCTTTGCGCGCACGGTCGAACCGGGCAACGCCGCCCTGATGGAACGCCTGGCAGCCGATACCGCCAGGCGCGCGGCCGGCGTGCCGACCGTGCCATCGAGCATCGGGCTGGAAAAAGCCACCAATCCCTTCCTGCGCTACGCCGAGGCGGAAATTCTGGAGAGTTTGCGCCAGGCGGGCCGCCTGCGGGAAGACACGCCGCTGGCGGCCTTTGCCGCCTTGCGGGAATGGAAGAACGTTTTTAAATGA
- a CDS encoding ABC transporter permease, whose protein sequence is MNSVLTPSVSPGRRIWLRFRQNRRGYWSLVIFCILFAISLMAELISNDKPLLARYNGQLLVPIVSDYSEKAFGGDFESPADYLDPFIREQLGKPGNWAIYPLNHYRFDTLNYFAQSPNPAPPSRENWLGTDDRGRDVFARLLYGFRISILFGLALTITGVVLGLITGAIQGYFAGRTDLVFQRFMEIWGSMPELYLLIIFSSIFEPSLGLLLILLSLFGWMGLSDYVRADFLRNRNLEYVQAARALGLSNGQIIWRHVLPNSMTPVVTFLPFRMSASILALTSLDFLGLGVPPSTPSLGELLAQGKNNLDAWWIALSTFMVLTVTLLLLTNIGDALRNALDVRRKA, encoded by the coding sequence ATGAATTCCGTACTCACCCCCTCGGTGTCGCCCGGCCGCCGCATCTGGCTGCGCTTCCGGCAAAACCGCCGCGGCTACTGGAGCCTGGTGATCTTCTGCATTCTGTTCGCCATCAGCCTGATGGCCGAGCTGATTTCCAACGACAAGCCGCTGCTGGCCCGCTACAACGGCCAGTTGCTGGTGCCGATCGTCAGCGACTATTCGGAAAAGGCCTTCGGCGGCGACTTCGAGTCGCCGGCCGATTATCTGGATCCCTTCATCCGCGAACAGTTGGGCAAGCCGGGCAACTGGGCGATTTATCCGCTCAACCATTACCGCTTCGACACCCTGAACTATTTCGCCCAGTCGCCCAATCCGGCGCCGCCATCGCGTGAAAACTGGCTCGGCACCGACGACCGTGGACGCGACGTCTTCGCGCGGCTGCTGTATGGCTTCCGCATTTCGATCCTGTTCGGCTTGGCGCTGACCATCACGGGCGTTGTGCTTGGCCTGATCACGGGCGCGATCCAGGGGTACTTTGCCGGCAGGACCGACCTGGTATTCCAGCGTTTCATGGAAATCTGGGGTTCGATGCCCGAGCTATATCTGCTGATTATATTTTCCTCGATCTTCGAACCCAGCCTTGGCTTGCTGCTGATCCTGTTGTCGCTGTTCGGCTGGATGGGTTTGTCGGATTACGTGCGCGCCGACTTCCTGCGCAACCGCAACCTCGAATACGTGCAGGCGGCGCGTGCGCTGGGGCTGTCGAATGGCCAGATCATCTGGCGCCATGTGCTGCCCAACAGTATGACGCCGGTGGTGACCTTTCTGCCGTTCCGCATGAGCGCATCGATCCTGGCGCTGACCAGCCTCGACTTTCTCGGCCTGGGCGTGCCGCCCTCGACGCCGAGCCTGGGCGAATTGCTGGCGCAGGGCAAGAACAACCTGGACGCCTGGTGGATTGCGCTCTCGACTTTCATGGTGCTGACCGTGACGCTGCTGCTGTTGACCAATATCGGCGATGCCTTGCGCAACGCCCTGGATGTGCGGAGGAAGGCATGA
- a CDS encoding class I SAM-dependent methyltransferase yields MQHLSFERPIITLGSWLQTPLGSYVRAWEQTRLDALTSDIFGFNALQVGMPQIDALRANRMPNKWLSDIRVPVDGDEARPPVVVVHDFAELPFASQSLDLVILPHVLEFATEPHQVLREVERVLIPEGQVIICGFNPASMWGARQVTGRLSGANFLPQHAEFISMPRIKDWMKLLDLGVNRGYFGCYAPPFRREKWLNRFSFMEAAGERWWPYLGAVYMVQAIKRVKGMRLIGPAWTQRSAQMPQGMPATNKIRRVK; encoded by the coding sequence ATGCAACACTTATCGTTCGAAAGACCCATTATAACGCTTGGCTCCTGGCTGCAAACGCCGCTGGGCAGCTACGTGCGCGCCTGGGAACAGACGCGGCTGGATGCCTTGACTTCCGACATTTTCGGCTTCAATGCCTTGCAGGTCGGCATGCCGCAGATCGATGCCTTGCGCGCCAACCGCATGCCCAACAAGTGGCTGTCCGACATACGGGTGCCAGTAGATGGGGATGAGGCCCGCCCGCCGGTGGTGGTGGTGCACGATTTCGCCGAACTGCCGTTCGCCTCGCAAAGCCTGGATCTGGTAATCCTGCCGCATGTGCTGGAATTCGCTACCGAGCCGCACCAGGTCTTGCGCGAAGTCGAACGGGTGCTGATCCCGGAAGGTCAGGTCATCATTTGCGGCTTCAACCCGGCCAGCATGTGGGGCGCGCGGCAAGTTACCGGGCGTCTGTCGGGGGCGAATTTCCTGCCGCAACATGCCGAATTCATCAGCATGCCACGCATCAAGGACTGGATGAAATTGCTCGATCTCGGCGTCAACCGCGGCTATTTCGGTTGTTATGCGCCGCCATTTCGCCGGGAAAAGTGGCTCAACCGCTTCAGCTTCATGGAAGCAGCGGGTGAGCGCTGGTGGCCTTATCTCGGCGCCGTGTACATGGTGCAGGCGATCAAGCGGGTCAAGGGCATGCGCCTGATCGGCCCGGCCTGGACCCAGCGTAGCGCCCAGATGCCGCAAGGCATGCCGGCAACCAATAAAATTCGTCGAGTAAAATAA
- a CDS encoding ABC transporter ATP-binding protein, with protein MSLLQIQNLSVAFGASTVVDDVSLTIAPGEKLALVGESGSGKTVTALSVLRLNPDARYGGRILFEGQDLLQKPEAAMRSVRGKDVAMIFQEPMTALNPLFTIGNQIAEVLMLHEGLNAREAALRAVALLEKTGIPEPARRALSYPHQLSGGQRQRAMIAMALACKPKLLIADEPTTALDVTIQVQILELLNQLQREENMAVLLISHDLNLVRHFADRVGVMEKGRLVETASSAELFANPREAYTRKLLNSQPQRMVASAPAEGAALLQAQGLRCVFDIPRGWIKKTAFVAVDAVDLRLQPHETLGIVGESGSGKSTLGMALLRLSTARVAGQIRFAGQPVSEMDAASLRPLRAKMQVVFQDPFASLSPRRTVEQIVGEGLALHQPHLSRDQLRAAVAAGLEEVGLEAAMMARYPHEFSGGQRQRIAIARALVLKPELLLLDEPTSALDVSVQQQVLQLLAALQRKYGLAYIFISHDLAVIRAMAHQVMVMKDGKVVESGTVEAVLGSPRQEYTRRLLAAAEYAALPVT; from the coding sequence ATGAGCCTCTTGCAAATCCAGAACCTCAGTGTGGCTTTTGGCGCGTCCACCGTGGTGGACGATGTCAGCCTGACGATTGCGCCGGGCGAAAAGCTGGCGCTGGTGGGCGAATCCGGTTCCGGCAAGACCGTTACCGCCTTGTCGGTTTTGCGCCTGAACCCGGATGCGCGCTATGGCGGGCGCATCCTGTTCGAAGGCCAGGACCTGCTGCAAAAGCCGGAAGCCGCGATGCGCTCGGTGCGCGGCAAGGACGTGGCGATGATCTTCCAGGAGCCGATGACGGCCCTGAATCCGCTCTTCACCATCGGCAACCAGATTGCCGAAGTGCTGATGCTGCACGAAGGCCTGAATGCACGGGAAGCGGCGCTGCGCGCGGTGGCCTTGCTGGAAAAGACCGGTATTCCGGAGCCGGCGCGGCGTGCCTTGTCTTATCCGCACCAGCTGTCCGGCGGCCAGCGTCAGCGCGCGATGATCGCCATGGCGCTGGCCTGCAAGCCCAAGCTGCTGATCGCCGACGAGCCGACCACTGCGCTGGATGTGACGATCCAGGTGCAAATCCTCGAATTGCTCAACCAGCTGCAGCGCGAAGAGAACATGGCGGTGCTGCTGATTTCACACGACCTGAACCTGGTGCGGCATTTCGCCGACCGCGTCGGCGTGATGGAAAAGGGCCGCCTGGTGGAGACGGCCTCCAGCGCCGAATTGTTCGCCAATCCGCGCGAAGCTTATACCCGCAAGCTCCTGAATAGCCAGCCGCAGCGCATGGTCGCCTCGGCGCCCGCTGAAGGTGCCGCATTGTTGCAGGCGCAAGGCTTGCGCTGCGTGTTCGATATTCCGCGCGGCTGGATTAAAAAAACCGCCTTCGTCGCCGTGGATGCGGTCGACTTGCGCCTGCAACCGCACGAGACGCTCGGCATCGTTGGCGAATCCGGCTCCGGAAAATCCACGCTGGGCATGGCGCTGCTGCGCCTGTCCACGGCGCGGGTAGCGGGCCAGATACGCTTTGCCGGCCAGCCGGTCAGCGAGATGGATGCCGCCAGCCTGCGTCCCTTGCGCGCAAAGATGCAGGTGGTGTTCCAGGACCCGTTCGCCTCGCTGTCGCCGCGCCGTACCGTCGAGCAGATCGTCGGCGAAGGGCTGGCGCTGCACCAGCCGCACCTGAGCCGGGATCAGCTGCGCGCGGCGGTGGCGGCAGGGCTGGAAGAGGTGGGGCTGGAAGCGGCGATGATGGCGCGCTACCCGCACGAGTTTTCCGGCGGCCAGCGGCAGCGCATCGCAATTGCGCGCGCACTGGTATTGAAGCCCGAATTGCTGCTGCTGGATGAGCCGACCTCGGCACTGGACGTCTCGGTACAGCAGCAGGTGCTGCAATTGCTGGCCGCACTGCAGCGCAAGTATGGCCTGGCTTACATCTTCATCAGCCACGACCTGGCGGTGATCCGCGCCATGGCGCACCAGGTGATGGTGATGAAGGATGGCAAGGTGGTTGAGAGCGGCACGGTCGAGGCAGTGCTCGGCAGCCCGCGTCAGGAATATACCCGGCGCCTGCTGGCGGCGGCCGAATACGCCGCGCTGCCGGTGACTTGA
- a CDS encoding NAD(P)H-dependent flavin oxidoreductase — MLNIDLPYFKFCNKTLLPIVQGGMGVGISAHRLAGAVARQNAVGTISSVDLRRHHADLMAQTGKSRDKDAINQANLVALDREIRAARDIAEGNGLIAVNIMRAVAEYANQVRQSCESGADAVVVGAGLPLDLPELTADFPQVALIPILSDARGISLLLKKWMRKNRLPDAIVIEHPRYAGGHLGAPKAEDIVDARFDMPRVLEETCALFKELGLEREKVPLIAAGGIHSHEQIRALLAQGASAVQLGTPFAVTEEGDAHLNFKKVLVGAAKEDIVTFMSVAGLPARAVRTPWLANYLDKEARLQTKARPQECQVAFDCLHQCGLRDGIAKAGQFCIDTRLAFAMNGDVKRGLFFRGSEPLPLGRDIRPVQELLQFLLTGVRAGQEQAAPACLQPA, encoded by the coding sequence ATGTTGAACATTGACTTACCGTATTTTAAGTTTTGCAATAAAACGCTCTTGCCCATCGTCCAGGGTGGCATGGGCGTGGGTATCTCTGCGCACCGCCTGGCCGGTGCCGTGGCGCGCCAGAATGCGGTGGGCACCATTTCCAGCGTCGACCTGCGCCGCCACCACGCCGACCTGATGGCGCAGACCGGCAAGAGTCGTGACAAGGATGCAATCAACCAGGCCAATCTGGTTGCGCTGGATCGTGAAATCCGGGCTGCCAGGGATATCGCCGAAGGCAATGGCCTCATCGCCGTCAATATCATGCGCGCCGTGGCGGAATACGCCAACCAGGTGCGCCAATCCTGTGAAAGCGGGGCCGATGCGGTGGTGGTCGGCGCCGGCTTGCCGCTGGATCTGCCGGAACTGACTGCCGATTTCCCGCAGGTGGCCTTGATCCCGATCCTGTCGGATGCGCGCGGCATCAGCCTGCTCCTGAAGAAATGGATGCGCAAGAACCGCCTGCCGGACGCCATCGTCATCGAACATCCGCGCTACGCCGGCGGCCACCTGGGCGCACCCAAGGCGGAGGACATCGTTGATGCGCGCTTCGACATGCCGCGCGTGCTGGAAGAAACCTGCGCCCTGTTCAAGGAACTGGGCCTCGAGCGAGAGAAGGTTCCGCTGATCGCCGCCGGCGGCATTCACAGTCACGAACAGATCCGCGCGCTGCTGGCGCAAGGTGCCAGTGCCGTCCAGCTCGGCACGCCGTTTGCCGTGACCGAGGAGGGCGATGCCCACCTCAATTTCAAGAAAGTCCTGGTCGGCGCTGCCAAGGAAGACATCGTGACCTTCATGAGCGTGGCCGGATTGCCGGCGCGCGCGGTGCGCACGCCCTGGCTGGCCAATTACCTGGACAAGGAAGCCAGGCTGCAAACCAAGGCCAGGCCGCAGGAATGCCAGGTCGCCTTCGATTGTCTGCATCAATGTGGCTTGCGCGACGGCATCGCCAAGGCCGGACAATTCTGCATCGATACCCGGCTGGCCTTCGCCATGAATGGCGATGTCAAACGGGGCCTGTTTTTCCGCGGCAGCGAACCCCTGCCGCTGGGGCGCGATATCCGGCCGGTGCAGGAATTGCTGCAATTCCTGTTGACCGGGGTGCGGGCCGGGCAGGAACAGGCAGCGCCCGCTTGCCTGCAACCGGCCTGA